A genomic segment from Gossypium hirsutum isolate 1008001.06 chromosome D04, Gossypium_hirsutum_v2.1, whole genome shotgun sequence encodes:
- the LOC107899248 gene encoding probable small nuclear ribonucleoprotein G, protein MSRSGQPPDLKKYMDKQLQIKLNANRMVVGTLRGFDQFMNLVVDNTVEVNGNEKTDIGMVVIRGNSVVTVEALEPVGRMQ, encoded by the exons ATGAGCAGATCCGGCCAACCTCCAGATCTCAAAAA GTACATGGACAAACAACTCCAGA TCAAGCTGAATGCTAATCGGATGGTTGTTGGTACACTTCGTGGGTTTGATCAGTTTATGAATCTAGTGGTTGACAACACCGTGGAGGTGAATGGCAATGAGAAAACTGATATAGGCATGGTG GTTATCAGAGGAAATAGCGTTGTTACTGTTGAAGCACTTGAACCTGTAGGCAGAATGCAGTGA